Proteins encoded by one window of Salvia splendens isolate huo1 chromosome 7, SspV2, whole genome shotgun sequence:
- the LOC121741246 gene encoding uncharacterized protein LOC121741246 — protein MDCTSNRKRKQSDIENGEFLALSLSAASAKAMAFSGANLPPPPPPPSVVMPAADPPATTHHHRRLRRNPSRAPLEGKNPVIPPPYPWAGTGRATVRSLNYLRAQGIKAICGDVECRKCEKKFSMEFGLEERFAEISTFVAENQALMRHRAPNEWKNPELPRCDFCNQEGSVKPVISQKKRSINWLFLLLGKMLGCCTLEQLKYFCKHTKNHRTGAKDRVLFLTYLSLCKQMDPSGPYDVVV, from the coding sequence ATGGATTGTACCAGCAACAGAAAGCGAAAGCAATCCGACATCGAAAATGGCGAATTCCTAGCCCTCAGCCTCTCCGCCGCCTCAGCCAAGGCCATGGCCTTTTCCGGCGCCAACTTaccacctcctcctccaccgccttccGTCGTCATGCCGGCAGCGGATCCGCCGGCAACCACGCACCACCACCGCCGATTGAGGAGAAATCCGTCTAGGGCACCGCTGGAGGGGAAGAATCCGGTGATTCCGCCGCCGTATCCGTGGGCGGGGACGGGACGCGCGACGGTGCGGAGCCTGAACTACCTCCGCGCGCAGGGAATCAAGGCGATCTGCGGCGATGTTGAGTGCAGAAAATGCGAGAAGAAATTCTCGATGGAGTTCGGTCTGGAGGAGAGATTCGCCGAGATCTCGACGTTCGTGGCGGAGAATCAGGCGCTGATGCGGCACCGCGCGCCGAATGAGTGGAAGAATCCGGAGCTTCCTCGGTGTGATTTCTGCAATCAGGAAGGGAGCGTGAAGCCGGTGATATCGCAGAAGAAGAGGAGCATCAATTGGCTGTTTTTGCTGCTGGGGAAGATGCTGGGGTGCTGCACGCTTGAGCAGCTCAAGTATTTCTGCAAACACACGAAGAATCATCGCACCGGCGCAAAGGATCGGGTGCTGTTCCTCACGTATCTGAGCTTGTGCAAGCAGATGGATCCGAGCGGGCCATACGACGTCGTTGTGTGA